From one Triticum aestivum cultivar Chinese Spring chromosome 4B, IWGSC CS RefSeq v2.1, whole genome shotgun sequence genomic stretch:
- the LOC123094397 gene encoding 1-aminocyclopropane-1-carboxylate synthase 1, with protein sequence MVNKVADEPQLLSKKAGCNTHGQDSSYFLGWEEYEKNPFDAITNPSGIIQMGLAENQLSFDLVEEWLEKNPDALGLRRGAASVFRELALFQDYHGLPAFKNALARFMSEQRDYKVAFDPSNIVLTAGATSANEALMFCLADQGDAFLIPTPYYPGFDRDLKWRTGAEIVPVHCTSANGFRVTRSALDDAYRRAQKRRLRVKGVLITNPSNPLGTAVPRADLEMIVDFVAAKGIHLVSDEIYSGTAFSEPGFVSVLEVLAARAPLATEFALDDRVHVVYSLSKDLGLPGFRVGAIYSSNPAVVSAATKMSSFGLVSSQTQYLLAALLGDKDFTRRYLAENKRRIKERHDQLVDGLKEIGIACLESNAGLFCWVNMSHLMHTRSFEGEMTLWKKVVFDVGLNISPGSSCHCSEPGWFRVCFANMSAKTLDVAMQRLGEFVQTSSCKAAPAALRRAAGPARSMSCPLAMNMKWALRLTPSFADRKAER encoded by the exons ATGGTGAACAAGGTCGCCGACGAGCCGCAGCTGCTGTCCAAGAAGGCCGGATGCAACACCCACGGCCAGGACTCGTCCTACTTCCTGGGATGGGAGGAGTATGAGAAGAACCCCTTCGACGCCATCACCAACCCCAGCGGCATCATCCAGATGGGCCTCGCCGAGAACCAG CTGTCGTTCGACCTGGTGGAGGAGTGGCTGGAGAAGAACCCCGACGCGCTCGGCCTCCGCCGGGGAGCCGCGTCCGTCTTCCGCGAGCTCGCGCTCTTCCAGGACTACCACGGCCTCCCGGCCTTCAAAAAT GCATTGGCGAGGTTCATGTCAGAGCAGAGAGACTACAAGGTGGCGTTCGACCCCAGCAACATCGTGCTCACCGCCGGCGCCACCTCGGCCAACGAGGCGCTCATGTTCTGCCTCGCCGACCAGGGCGACGCATTCCTCATCCCCACCCCGTACTACCCAGG GTTCGACCGTGACCTCAAGTGGCGCACCGGGGCCGAGATCGTACCGGTGCACTGCACCAGCGCCAACGGCTTCCGGGTGACGCGCTCCGCCCTGGACGACGCGTACCGCCGCGCCCAGAAGCGCCGCCTGCGCGTCAAGGGCGTGCTCATCACCAACCCCTCCAACCCGCTAGGCACCGCCGTCCCGCGCGCCGACCTCGAGatgatcgtcgacttcgtcgccgcCAAGGGCATCCACCTCGTCAGCGACGAGATATACTCCGGCACGGCATTCTCCGAGCCGGGCTTCGTCAGCGTCCTCGAGGTCCTGGCGGCGCGCGCCCCGCTCGCCACCGAGTTCGCGCTGGACGACCGCGTCCACGTCGTCTACAGCCTCTCCAAAGACCTCGGCCTCCCTGGCTTCCGCGTCGGCGCCATCTACTCCTCCAACCCCGCCGTGGTCTCGGCGGCGACCAAGATGTCCAGCTTCGGGCTCGTCTCCTCGCAGACGCAGTACCTCCTCGCCGCGCTCCTCGGGGACAAGGACTTCACCCGCAGGTACCTCGCCGAGAACAAGAGGCGGATCAAGGAGCGGCACGACCAGCTCGTGGACGGCCTCAAGGAGATCGGCATTGCGTGCCTGGAGAGCAACGCGGGGCTCTTCTGCTGGGTGAACATGAGCCACCTGATGCACACCCGGTCGTTCGAGGGGGAGATGACGCTGTGGAAGAAGGTGGTGTTCGACGTCGGGCTCAACATCTCCCCGGGGTCGTCGTGCCACTGCAGCGAGCCCGGGTGGTTCCGCGTCTGCTTCGCCAACATGTCCGCCAAGACGCTCGACGTGGCCATGCAGCGACTAGGGGAGTTCGTGCAGACCAGCAGCTGCAAGGCCGCACCCGCCGCACTGCGCCGCGCCGCCGGCCCCGCCAGGAGCATGAGCTGCCCGCTCGCCATGAACATGAAGTGGGCGCTCCGGCTCACCCCGAGCTTCGCCGACAGGAAGGCCGAGCGGTAG